One window of the Halanaerobium saccharolyticum subsp. saccharolyticum DSM 6643 genome contains the following:
- the pstA gene encoding phosphate ABC transporter permease PstA has protein sequence MADLKKKRMRTDKIFKYVFLVFISLGLIVLAALIYDIVSKGTIMLDWEFFTRFDSRFPEKAGIKAGLYGTIYVIGLMIPITFFVGTATAIYLEEYAPKNKLTDLIKLNIANLAGIPSIIYGMLGLGVFVRYLNMGRSVLAGALTLSLLVLPVVIVSAQEALKGVPDSLRNASYALGANHWHTVYKVVLPSALPSIITGLILAVSRAIGETAPLIMMGALTFVMFTPQGIMDSFTVMPIQIFNWTSLPKVEYELVAASGSLLLLILLFILNGLATFIRYKYSRK, from the coding sequence ATGGCTGATTTAAAGAAGAAAAGAATGCGGACCGATAAAATATTTAAGTATGTATTTTTAGTCTTTATTTCTTTAGGTTTAATAGTGCTGGCAGCATTAATCTATGATATTGTTTCAAAAGGTACAATCATGCTGGACTGGGAATTTTTCACCCGTTTTGATTCGCGTTTTCCCGAAAAAGCAGGAATTAAGGCCGGACTTTATGGAACTATTTATGTAATTGGACTGATGATTCCAATCACTTTTTTTGTGGGAACAGCAACAGCAATTTATTTAGAAGAATATGCACCGAAAAACAAGTTGACAGATTTAATCAAACTTAATATTGCCAATCTGGCAGGAATTCCTTCAATAATCTATGGGATGCTGGGTCTTGGAGTATTTGTTAGATATTTAAATATGGGACGGAGTGTGCTGGCAGGTGCTTTAACCTTGAGTTTGCTGGTGCTGCCAGTAGTAATTGTTTCTGCTCAAGAAGCTCTAAAAGGTGTTCCGGATTCACTGAGGAATGCATCTTATGCTTTAGGAGCAAATCACTGGCATACAGTTTATAAGGTGGTATTACCTTCAGCTCTACCTTCAATTATCACAGGTTTAATTTTAGCAGTATCCAGGGCAATTGGAGAGACTGCACCCTTAATTATGATGGGAGCCTTAACCTTTGTTATGTTTACTCCTCAGGGAATTATGGATAGTTTTACGGTAATGCCGATTCAGATCTTTAATTGGACTTCCCTGCCCAAAGTAGAATATGAACTGGTAGCTGCAAGTGGTAGTTTATTATTATTAATTTTATTATTTATCTTAAATGGACTGGCAACATTTATTCGCTATAAATACAGCCGTAAGTAA
- the pstB gene encoding phosphate ABC transporter ATP-binding protein PstB gives MSKQKVLEIKDIDFFYDDFQALENITMDVEKNKVTALIGPSGCGKSTFLRTINRMNDLIEGARLEGDILFDGESIYQENVDVVNLRKRIGMVFQQPNPFPKSIFENVAYGPKIHGITDKAKLEEIVVESLKGAALYDEVKDRLDKSALSLSGGQQQRLCIARALAVKPEVLLMDEPASALDPVATAKIEDLIEELKNNYSIVIVTHSMQQAARVSDMTGFFLMGELVEYDKTDKIFENPSDQRTEDYITGRFG, from the coding sequence ATGTCAAAGCAAAAAGTATTAGAAATTAAAGATATAGATTTTTTCTATGATGATTTTCAAGCTTTAGAAAATATAACAATGGATGTAGAAAAAAATAAGGTTACTGCCTTAATTGGACCATCCGGTTGTGGTAAGTCGACTTTTTTAAGGACAATCAATAGAATGAATGATTTAATAGAAGGAGCAAGACTTGAAGGGGACATTTTATTTGATGGAGAAAGTATTTATCAGGAGAACGTAGATGTAGTAAATCTCCGCAAAAGAATAGGGATGGTTTTTCAGCAGCCTAATCCTTTTCCAAAATCAATATTTGAAAATGTGGCCTATGGTCCTAAAATACATGGAATAACAGATAAAGCTAAATTAGAAGAAATTGTTGTTGAAAGTCTAAAAGGTGCAGCTTTATATGATGAGGTAAAAGACCGGCTTGATAAATCTGCTCTTAGTCTTTCTGGTGGGCAGCAGCAGCGTTTATGTATTGCGAGGGCTCTGGCTGTAAAACCAGAGGTGCTTTTAATGGATGAACCTGCATCGGCTTTAGATCCGGTGGCTACAGCTAAGATTGAGGATTTAATAGAGGAATTAAAAAATAACTACAGTATTGTAATTGTAACTCACAGCATGCAGCAGGCTGCTCGTGTTTCTGATATGACTGGATTTTTCTTAATGGGTGAGCTTGTAGAATATGATAAAACAGACAAGATATTTGAAAATCCATCTGATCAAAGAACTGAAGATTATATAACAGGACGTTTTGGTTAA
- the phoU gene encoding phosphate signaling complex protein PhoU: MNDSRKSFHTELNDLENEMLKMGSVVGESISQSIEALINKDLELASKVIENDDIIDDYELEIEEKCTRLIALQQPVAIDLRKIIVISKLVTDLERIGDNAANIAHKVLDIGDQTLIKEMQDLPGMRDIVVQQLRASLEAFVDMDIEKAKEVAAGDEKVNQLDKQIKSELLNVMENDSKTIEQGTSLMFISRFLERIGDHSTNICERTVYMKTGEWTEL; encoded by the coding sequence ATGAATGATTCTCGCAAAAGTTTTCATACAGAATTGAATGATCTTGAAAATGAAATGTTGAAAATGGGAAGTGTGGTTGGAGAAAGTATTAGTCAGAGCATTGAGGCTTTAATAAATAAGGATCTTGAGCTGGCTTCTAAAGTTATAGAAAATGATGATATAATAGATGATTATGAACTCGAAATAGAAGAAAAATGTACCCGTTTAATTGCTCTCCAACAGCCGGTAGCAATTGATTTACGTAAAATTATAGTTATTTCCAAGCTGGTAACTGATTTAGAGAGAATAGGTGATAATGCAGCCAATATCGCTCATAAAGTATTAGATATTGGAGATCAGACGCTAATTAAGGAAATGCAGGATCTTCCAGGTATGAGAGATATAGTTGTACAGCAGCTTAGAGCAAGCCTAGAAGCTTTTGTTGATATGGATATTGAGAAAGCAAAGGAAGTTGCAGCTGGAGATGAAAAAGTTAATCAGTTGGATAAGCAAATTAAATCTGAACTATTAAATGTTATGGAGAATGACTCTAAAACGATTGAACAGGGGACTTCACTTATGTTTATCAGTCGCTTTTTGGAGAGAATTGGAGATCACTCAACCAACATTTGTGAGCGTACTGTTTATATGAAGACAGGCGAATGGACTGAGCTATAA